CAGCGTTTTATTGGCCACCCAGGCCGCAAAAACAAAGGGCAGGCCGCTATATTGCATCCAAACTTCGGCTAAATCATAGACATAAGCAAAGTCTTTTTCTAGGCCCATGCAGCGGTCGCCAATGACGACCCCAGCCGTTTTGCCGCCTAGCTTTTGGATATAGTCGCTGCTCGCTTGGGCAATTTTGGGACTAAGTTTCCAGTACTTTTTAAGAAGAATCTGGGCCAGGGCCACCGAGCTTCTCGATTGATAATCTAGGTAAAGCGTTTCTATTTCTTCTATGGGGCATTGGCTATAAATGCAGACCGTTTTGACGGGGGAGGAGGCCCCAATGCAATAGTCGCTAACCAATTCATAATGGGCCAATTGGGGCAAAATAGCCACGGGGACCAGGCCCAAGTCCGCCTGATTGTTTAGTAGTTTTTTGGCACAATCGGCGGGGATATCTAGGCTAAGGTCGACCTCTTGATCGAGGTTGTGGCGAAACAGGCCGTATAAAAAGGGTTTGGAGTTGAGGTAGGAGACAATGGAGAGGCGGATTTTTTTCTTCATAGTGCTAGGGCTCAATCGAGCAGATTTCTAAGCCTGAGGTGCTCTATTTCGTTTTGGGCCTTCAGGCGATAATGCGGCCCATCTTGTTCAAAAATAGAGAGGCCCGTATTATGGTGTTTGTATTGTCGCAAGGCCTTGAGTTCTTGCCCCTGAAGCAGGGCCGATAAAAAGGAGAGGGTGGCCCCATGCGTACAAATTAAGATTTTCTGTTGGGGGAGTTGTTCGATTTTGTGTAGGGCAAGGCGCAGACGGCCCGCCATTTCTAGGGCCGATTCGCCCTGCGGAATTTTGGCGCTATATTCTCCGCGGCCCCAAGCATTCATCAGGGCTTTGTAGTTTTGGTGCATTTCGGGAGTAGAGGCCTGCCCCTCAAAAATGCCCCAAGAGACCTCGTCTAATTCGGGCCAATGCCAAATATCTTGCTCCAACTTTAGCCCAAAGGGCGCTATGCTTTCTTGGCTACGCTTGAGCGAAGAGGCCAGCAAGAGCTCAAAGCCCTCGCTTTTGTAATGCTCAAAAAAGGCATCTCTTTGGGCCAAGCCATGGGCATCTAAGGAAGAGTTGACGCCACGACCCTGCACCCGATGCTCTAAATTGTATTGGGTGCGGCCATGTCGGTAGATATATAGCGTTTTTTTGGTCATTTATGCTTTGGTCTTATCAATGACGGGCAGTCCCACAAAGCCTTTTTTGACCTTTTTGGGCTGCTGGCTGAAATCAAAATCCTGATAATCTTGGACCACATTATATAGGGTGCCTCTTTCAATAGGATGGCGACCCACGGCCTTAATCAATTGCACCAATTCTTCGGTACTTAGGGCGGGGTTTTGCTCTTCAGAACCCGCCATACTATAGATTTTGGTGGTATCATCAATGGTCCCATCAATATCATCTACCCCAAAAGCTAGCGAAAGCTGAGCGGTGGTGCGCCCAATCATGGGCCAATAGGCCTTGATATGCTCAAAGTTGTCCATATAAATACGGGCAATGGCGTAGTTGCGCAAATCCTCTACGGCAGAAGACTCCGGCAAATGAGACATCTCATTATTTTGGTTGCGGAACTTAAGGGGA
This genomic interval from Saprospira grandis contains the following:
- a CDS encoding menaquinone biosynthetic enzyme MqnA/MqnD family protein, whose product is MKKKIRLSIVSYLNSKPFLYGLFRHNLDQEVDLSLDIPADCAKKLLNNQADLGLVPVAILPQLAHYELVSDYCIGASSPVKTVCIYSQCPIEEIETLYLDYQSRSSVALAQILLKKYWKLSPKIAQASSDYIQKLGGKTAGVVIGDRCMGLEKDFAYVYDLAEVWMQYSGLPFVFAAWVANKTLAPSFVQKFNAALAEGLNQRQQLLALLPPQKQFSLEEYYYKNIDYQLDEAKRKGLEKFLQEGVELGLL
- a CDS encoding histidine phosphatase family protein encodes the protein MTKKTLYIYRHGRTQYNLEHRVQGRGVNSSLDAHGLAQRDAFFEHYKSEGFELLLASSLKRSQESIAPFGLKLEQDIWHWPELDEVSWGIFEGQASTPEMHQNYKALMNAWGRGEYSAKIPQGESALEMAGRLRLALHKIEQLPQQKILICTHGATLSFLSALLQGQELKALRQYKHHNTGLSIFEQDGPHYRLKAQNEIEHLRLRNLLD